In Solidesulfovibrio carbinoliphilus subsp. oakridgensis, the sequence GCGGCCCTCCAAAAGTTCATCCGCACCGGCCAGGTCCGGCTCGACGGCAAGCGGTGCAAGCCCTTTGACCGCATCAGCGAGGGCCAGCTCGTGCGTGTGCCGCCCTACGAAACCGACGCGCCCGGCGCGCCGCCCCCGCCGAAGGCCGAAACCGGGACCAGGGGGCAGGCGCTGCACCTCTTGCGACGGGGCGGGGAACCGGCCCGGCCGGGGGACGGCGGGCGCCGGGACATCGTTTTGGACATCCTCCACGAGGACGACGAGCTGCTCGTGGTGGTGAAGCCTGCCGGTCTGCCGGTCCATCCGGGCTCCGGCCACCCCTTCGCCCTGACCACGCTGCTGCACGAACGCCATGCCGACGCGCCCTTCGCCCCGACCCCGGCCCACCGCCTGGACCGGGACACCACGGGCCTTCTCCTGGTGGCCAAGACCTACCGGAAGCTTCGGGCCCTCCACGAGGCCATGGTGACGGGCGCGGCCCGCAAGGATTATTTCGCCTGGGTCCGGGGCCGGTGGCTTCTGGGCGAGGAAGGCGAGTGGCTGACCCTTCGCGACCGGCTGGCCAAGGAAGGGGGTCCGGGACGCCAGCGGGTGGAGGCGTCGGAGGCGGGCAAGGAGGCGGTGTCCAAGGTGCGGCTGCTGGCCGCCACGCCCCAGGCGAGCCTCCTTGAAGTACGCCTGGAAACGGGCCGCACCCAGCAGATCCGGGCCCAACTCGCCTCGCGCGGCTATCCCATCGTCGGGGACGCCAAGTACGGCGGCGGGGTCCCGCCGCTTTTGCTCCACGCCTGGCGGGTGACACTGCCCGGCGAGGCCTACTGCGTGCCGCCGGACTGGCCCGCGCCCTGGGCCGTCAGCCGACCGAGGCGGGACACCGTCGACGGCTGCCGGGAAAAACCCTAGCGTGGCGTTCTCGAAATTCGTTCATCCGAATTTTAAGAATAAAATATTTAAATAATTATTTTTTTCTAAAAAATACGAGCATATTTTTTAGCGAACGCTACACGAGCCGTCAGGCCCTCCCACCCCTCCCGGGTTTCCAATGGGCCACGCCCTTTGGCCGCCTCAAGACGTCTCTTGCCCCCGCAGGCCGGCCAGACGGCCGAGGAGGATGGCCCCGGCCTGGGCCACGTTCAGGGAATCGAGGGGCCGGGCCTGGGGAATGCGGTAGAGGGTCTGGCACCGCTTGCGCACCCCCAGGCGAATGCCCTCGTCCTCGTTGCCAAGGACCAGGACCAGGGGAAATTCCGGCCTGGCGGCCAGCGCGTTTTCCGCCCCGTCCTCGCCGGCCGCGCCGACGACGGCGAACCCGGCCTCGGCCGCCTCTTCCAGGGCCCGGGACAGGTTGGCCACCTTGGCCACGGGCAGGCGCGACAGCGTGCCGGCCGAGGCCTTGGCCGCGCCCGGCCCAAGCCGCGCCCCCTCGTGGCGGGGCAGGATGATGCCGCCGCCGCCCAGGGCGTAGAGCGTGCGGGCCAGCGCCCCGACGTTGCCCGGGTCCTGCACCCGGTCCAGGGCCAGGGCCACCGGCAGCGGGGCGTTTCGGGTCGCTTCGAGCACGTCGTCAAGGCTCGCCAGTTCGCCGGCGATCAGCCGGGCCAGCACGCCCTGGTGGTTGCCGGGATAGAGCCGGTCGAGGTCGCCTGTCGGCACGAACCGGAAGCGCACCCCGGCCTCGCGGCAGGAGGCCACGATGGCGTCGATGTCCGGGCCGCGAAGGCCCTGGCGCAGGAGCACGTCGTCCACGCTCTTGGGCCGTTCGGCCAACAATTCGCGCACGGGCTTGCGGCCCGGGAGCATGTCCTCGGGCAGGGTCGGCACAGGCGACTGGGACGGGGACGACAAGGCCGGCGACGGGGCCGGGCGGCGGGGACGGTCTTGGTGGGACATGCCCCTTGGTGGCGCAAACCGGCCGGGACCACAAGTCTTTTTTCTCCTTGCCTTTTCCCCCAACCTGGACTAATAATTTATTAATTATTCAAGAAAATACGACATTTCGATTTCCTTCGCCAACTCCCGGCGCGGCCGACTTCCGGTCCCCGGTCCTTTTCCCCTTCTGGAGACGCTCGATGGCTCGCAACTTCCTGCTGGCAATCCTCCCGGTCCTGCTCCTCCTTTCCGGCTGCGCCGGAAACAAATACGACAAAAATAACGACATGAAGGCCAACCTGGAGCCCGAGGTCTGGGACACCAGCCAGATCTTGAAGGACCTGAAGCGCGGCCGCCCCCTGACCGAACAGGAGAAAAAGGCGCTGGCCTCGCGCGGGGCCATCCAGTTCGACCTCGACGTCAAGGACAACGAGGAAGTCCAGATGTTCCTCCAGTACTTCTCCATGGACAAGCGCGGCTCCATGGACAAGTGGCTGCAGCGGGCCGAGCCCCACCTGCCCTATGTCCGGGCGGTGCTGGCCAGCTACAACCTGCCGCCGGACCTGATCGTCCTGCCCTTTATCGAATCCGGGTACAGCACCATGGCCTATTCGCCGGTCGGGGCCGGCGGCATGTGGCAGTTCATGCCCTACACCGGCCGCCGGTTCGGGCTGACCGTGGACTGGTGGGTGGACGAGCGCCGCGACCCCTACAAGTCCACCGTGGCCGCGGCCAAGTACCTGACCAAGCTCTACCAGATGTTCGGCGACTGGAACCTGGCGCTCGCCGCCTACAACGCCGGCGAAGGCAAGATCTCGCGGGTCATGGCCGCAAGCGGCCAGTGCGACTTCTTCGACATCGCCAAGGACCCCAAGCTGCTGAAGGAAGAGACCCGCCACTACGTGCCGAAGTTCCTGGCCGTGCTCAAGATCTTCCAGAACCTCGACACCCTGGGCTTTCACAAGATCAACTGGCAGGCCGGGCCGAACCTCAAGGAGGTCGGGGCCCCCGGCGGCACGGATCTGGCCGCCCTGGCCCAGGCCTGCGGCCTCTCCTGGGAACAGTTCCGCGAATACAACCCCGGCTTCCGCCGCCGGGTCAGCCCGCCGGACACCACCGTCAACGTCTACGTGCCCGTGGCCAAGGAGCAGACCGCCCTGGCCTACCTCAATAATCCCGGCAACTACCCGTCGAGCGGCGTCCAGACCGTGACGGCCGAGGCCGGCGACTCCTGGTGGAACATCGCCCGCCGGGCCGGCATGCCCGTGGCCGAGCTGCGGCAGTTAAACGCCTCCCTGCCCGAATCCCTGCCGCCCGGCCAGACCGTGCGCGTGGCCCTGAGCGCCTTTAGCGTGGACAACACGGCCCTGGCCGAAGGCCCGGACGCCTGCGCGCCCAAGCCGCTGGCGGCCTCGGCCAAGCCCCAGCGCCACCGGGTGAACAAGGGCGAATCCATCGGCTCCATCGCCAAGAAGTACGGCGTGGCGCCCAAGGAACTGTTGGCCGCCAACAAGATGAAACGCGAGGGCCGGCTGACGCTCGGCTCCTGGCTGGTCATTCCCGGCGGCGCCTCCGGCTCCGCCGGCACGGCCGTGGCCGCCGCGCCCGCGCCCCAGCCCCTGGCCGGCGGCAAGGCCTCGTCCGGCCCGGCCGTGGCCGAGGCTTCCCACACCGTCCGGCGCGGCGAGACCGTAAGCGGCATCGCGGCCAAGTACGGCGTCGGCACCGAAGAGCTCCTGGCCGCCAACAAGATGCGCTCGGGCAAGGACCTGCTCGCCGGCCAGCGGCTGGCCATCCCCGGGACCACCCCGGCCAAGGCCGGCCCGGCCGCCCCGGCCAAGGGCGGGCCCGAACCGCGCCTCACGCCCGAACCCAGACTGTTCGCGGCCGCCACCCCGGCCGGCGGCTCCTACACCGTCAAGGCGGGCGACACCCTGGCTTCGGTCGGCAAGCATCTGGGCGTCGATCCCAAGGAGCTGGCGGCGGCCAACAAGGACGCCGGCGGCAAGCTCCGTCCCGGCGCGACCCTGACCGTGCCCGGTAAGGGGCAGGCCAAGGGCCCGGCCCCAAGCGAGCCGGCCACATCCGCCAAGTCTTCCAAGGCCGTGGCCCAAAACGAACCCGCCCCGTCGGCCAGGACGCCCAAGCCCCTGGCCCAGGCCCAGGTCCCGACGCCGCTCCCGTCCGCATCGGACAAGGCCGGACAAGGCGCGGCCAAGTCCCCGCCCCAGGCGGCGGCCAAGCCCGCGGCCAAGGCCGTCAGCTACAAGGTGGAACCCGGGGAAACGGTCTGGGGCATTGCCAAGAAATTCAACGTGGAGCCGTCCTCGCTCATGGCCTGGAACAACATTAAGGGCGGCGCCCTCCAGGCCGGCAGCCAGCTCACCATCCGCAAGGATTAACCGGGGCTCTGCCCCGGACCCCGCCAGGGCGCTGCCCTGAACCCGCCGGGGGGAATGATTCCCCCCCCGTCCCCCCCATCCGGCCCGAGCGGACCCACGCCGCAGTAGCACAGCGCTTTTAGTGCCCCTTTCAGGGGGTCCGGGGGGGATGATCCCCCCGGCGGAGAGGTCCAGGAGAGGCAGAGCCTCTCCTGGCCGCCGGAGGCTCTGCCTCTCCCCTCACCCCTTCTTGCCGTTCCCCGCCAGCCCGGTTGCCCGGAAGATCGCCTCCAGCCGGCGGCGGTTGACGCCGAAATCGCTGTACCCGACGCGCGAGGCCGAGCGGGCGTGGAGCAGGCCCTGGTTCGGATCGTAGAGGAACTCGAGGTCGTCCACGAAACCGAACCGGGCCGAGGACTGGGTGGCGTGGATATAGCGCTCGGTGGCGGCCACGACCGTGAACTTCCCCTGGCGCAGATGGTCGAGGAGAGCCGGAACCGGGTTGGACGGGCTTGGCCGGGGAGCGATGTAATGGAGTGGGTCCCGGGGGGGAGCGGTGGATGCCACCCAGTTGGGCTTGGCGCCGTCGGCCCGGAGCGGCCCGCCCGTGGGCGAGACCGCAGGCGGCATCCGGCGGCTGGCCCGGCCCATCCAGGCGAAACGGATCGCGCCGACGACGATGGCCGCCACGAGCAGCGTGCCGACCACCTGGCCCACGGCCTCGAAAAACGACAACACGGTCCGAATGGTCTCCATCATGGCGGGCACCTCTCATGGCCCCGTGGCGGCCACGGCGACGGGTTGCGGCTCGACCCGGTTGCGGCCGGCCCTTTTGGCGGCATACAGGCATTCGTCGGCCAAAGCCAGCAAGGCGTCCACGTCCTTGTCCCCCTCGGCCACGCCGAAGCTGGCGGTGACGGCCAGGCCGTCGGGCCTGAGCGCCTCGAGGCTCCGGCGCAGCCGCTCGGCCATGGCGACCGCCGCCGGGCCGGACACGCCGGGCAGGAGGACGCCGAACTCCTCGCCCCCAAGCCGCCCCACCCGGCCCGGGGCCGGCAAGGCGCCGGCCAGACACCGGCCCACGCCCATAAGGACCCGGTCCCCGGTCTGATGGCCGTGGGTGTCGTTGACGGTCTTGAAATTGTCGAGATCGAGCATGACGAGGCTGACGCCAAACCCCTGCTCCCTGGCCCGGTCCAGGGCCTCCCCGGCCAGGCGCAGGAAGTGGCGCCGGTTGGGCAGGCCGGTCAGGCCATCGGTTTCGGCCAGGTGGCGCAGCTCGTCCCGGGCCTCGCCAAGCTCCGCCTCCACCCGGCTCGATGTCATGGCCAGGATGGAAAAGACGAAAAACGGCGAACAGAGCATGGCGACCAGGAGCAACAGCTTGGCCACATGGTCCGGAGAGGCCGTGGGACAGTCCACGGCCTGCAGGGAAAGAACGGTCCGCACGGCGAACAGTGCGGCCACCACGAAAAAAAAGCCCGAAAAAAGGCCCTGGGTGGCGTAGGTGCGCCAGTTCCTGGTCAGGTACGGTTCCAGGGAGATGCGGCCGAAGACAATGGCGCAGAAGGCCGAATAGATGGCCGCGCGCCGGCAGGTGTTGTAATCGATGAAGAGGTAGTGGGTGATCGCGACCATGGCCAGGCCGTACAGCACGACATTGAGTCCCGAGCGCAACCGGATGTCCCCGATCTGGCCGTAGCGGGCCAGGCCGTGGAACACCAGCACGGCCTCCACGAGCATGAGGGCGTTGCCCGCGAAAAGAGAGGGCGTCTCGCCAAGGACGCGGTAGAAGTTGAGGAAGATGCCGACAAACCACAGGACCTGCCCAAGGGTCATGGCCCCGAAACCGGGATAGGTCCGGCGGCAGGCATAGGCGTAGACGAGCACCAGGGACAGGGCCGCATAGAGGACCACCACCATGAGGACCATGGTCGGGGCATGGAGCAGCGACAGGAAATCGGGCATCGGCTTCTTCCAGACATTGCGAGGATATGACGCGAGAGCTATCGCATCATCCCGTCCGGCGCACAAGCCCGGAACGGCGCGATGCCTCAGCCGCCGTAGAGGGCCTGGCGCAAAAGCGGCCGCAGTTCGTCGTCCGGCAGCACCCGGCCGGTCCACAGGCAAAACTGCTCCACGGCCTGGTACAAAAACATCTCGAGTCCCGGCACCACGCCGGCCCCGGCCCGGGCGGCTTCGGCCAGAAACCGCGTTTCGTAGGGATTGTAGACCAGGTCGTAGGCCAGTCGCCCGGGCTCCCAGGCCGCGGCCGGGTAGGGGGAGACGCCCTCCTGCCGGCCGGACATGCCGATGGGCGTGGCGTTGACCACCAGCGCGGCCGGAAAATCCGCCCGGTCTTCCCAGGCCACCGGTTCCAGGCCGAACTCCAGGGCCAGGGCCCGGGCCTTGTCCAGGGACCGCCCCGTGACGCCGATCCGGGGCACCTGCAGGCGCCGCAGTCCGGCGGCCACGGCCCGGGCCGCGCCGCCGCAGCCGAGGAGCAGCGCCGCCCCGGGCGCGATGCCCCGGACCACCAGCGGCCGGCAGAACCCCTCCACGTCGGTATTGTCGGCGTGGAGGGCCCCGCCGCGCCAGAAAAGGGTGTTGACGGCCCCGACCTCCCGGCCAAGATCCGTGACCACGTCCACGAAATCCATGACCGCCGTCTTGTGCGGGATGGTGACGCTCAGGCCCTGGATCGGGGTTTCCCGCACCCGGGCCATGAAGGCCGGCAGTTCCTCGGGCAGGGTGGCCCAGGCCTCGTAGCGGGCCTCGATGCCGAAACGCGCAAACCCCCAGTTGTGGACCAGGGGACTCAACGTATGGCCCAGCGGGTGGCCAATGATGCCGTAGAGCCGCGTCATGTCGCGTCCTTGTGGAGAGCCGGGGGAGGGAACCCTTTTTTGCAAAAAAGGGTTCCCTCCCCCGGACCCCCTCCTTCCCAAATTTTTCAAAGGGGTGGCGGCACAACGTCGAAGAATTTTTTCGAAAGCTTGGCTGCCGCCCGCCTCAGGCCAGCGCGGTGTGGCGACCACGCTCCCACGTTCGGGTGGGTCCGGGAGGGGGTGACCCCCTCCCGGCCGCCGGAGGCATCTTTCCGTTTCTTCTCTCCCCTCCTATCCCGCGTAGGACGCGCCGGCGCGCAGGGCTTCGGCGTTTTTGGGGATGAGGTGGCTGTAGTGCTTGGCAATGACGTGGGACAGGCTCGCTTCCACCGCTTCAAGCGGCAGGATGCCGGTGGCGTTCACGTAGGCGCCAAGGGCCACCATGTTGGCCATGCGGGTGTTGCCGAGCGTATCCGCGATCTCGTTGGCCGGCACGGCCACGACCCTGACCCGGCCGGCGTCGGCCAGCTTGGTGTCGATAAGCGAGGAATTGAGCACGAGCACGCCGTCGTCCACGAGCTGGGGCTGGAACTTGTCGAGGGACGGCCTGTTCATGATGATAAGGCTTTTGGGGGAGCGGATGATGGGCGAGCCGATGGCGTCGTCGGAGACGACGACCGTGCAGTTGGCCGTGCCGCCGCGCATCTCCGGGCCGTAGACCGGGATGTAGGTGACGTTCAGGCCGTGTTCCATGCCGGCGTAGGCCAGTAGGTTGCCGATCAGCATCACGCCCTGGCCGCCGAAACCGGCCATGATCACGTCTTGATAGAGGCTCACGGGGCTAGTCCTCCTTGGCCGCGTCCTTGAAGACGCCGAGCGGAAAGCCGGGGATCATTTCCTCGGCGATGCGGTCGTTGGCCTTCACGGGCGAAACCTTCCAGTTGGTGGGACAGGTGGCCAGGAGTTCCACAAAGCCAAAACCCTCGCCCTTGACCTGGGTCTCGAAGGCCCGGCGCACGGCCCGCTTGGCCTGGGCCAGATTCTTGATGGAATTGACGGCCGCCCGGGCGCTGTAGGCCACGCCGTCGAGTGAGGCGATGATTTCCGCCATGCGCATGGGGCCGCCCTCGCGCTCGGCGCAGCGGCCGCCGGGGCAGGTGGTGGTCTTCTGGCCGATCATGGTGGTCGGGGCCATCTGGCCGCCGGTCATGCCGTAGACGGTGTTGTTGACGAAAACGACCGAGATCCGCTCGCCCCGGTTGGCGGCGTGCATGATTTCGGCCAGGCCGATGGAGGCCAGGTCGCCGTCGCCCTGGTAGGCCAGGACGAAGGCGTCGGAGCGGGCGCGCTTGACGCCGGTGGCCACGGCCGGGGCCCGGCCGTGGGGCGCTTCGACGGTGTCGACCAGGATGTAGTTGTAGAGGAAGACCGAGCAGCCGATGGCGCTGACGGCGATGGTCCTCTCCACCACGCCGAACTCTTCCAGGCACTCGGCCACGATCCGGTGGATGACGCCGTGCTGGCAGCCCGGACAGTAGTGGGTGGGCACGTCGGCCAGGACGGCCGGCCGGTCGAAGACGAGTTCCTCGTTTATTTCAGGCACGCTTGACATCTTCAAGCCCCCTTTGCGGCCGCGCGGATGGGACCGGTGAAATCCTCGGGCGTCGGCATGTTGCCGGGGAAAAAGCCGAAGAATTCGGAATCGGTGATGCCGCGCACGGCCAGACGCACGTCCTCGACCATCTGGCCGAGGTTGTGCTCGATGGTGAGAAAGCGCTTGCCCTGCCCGGCCAGGGCGCGAAGGGCCGCCTCGGGGAAGGGATAGAGCGTCACGGGCCGGAAAAGGCCCACGCGAAGGCCCTCGGCCCGAAGGGTCCGGACGGCCGACTTGGCGATACGGCCAATGGAGCCGTAGGCCACCACCACCAGCTCGGCGTCCTCGGTCTCGAAGGCCTCGTAGCGGACCTCGGCCCGCATGGCCTCGTACTTGTCCTTTAAAAGCTGGTTCTGGCCGGCCAGGGCCCCGTCTTCGAGAAAGAGGGACTTCAAAAGCCTCGGGGCGCGCTCGCCGCGTCCGGTCAGCTTCCAGGCGGCCCCTTCGGCCGGGTCCACGGGGCGGGCCTCGCGGGGGACGACCGGCTCCTTCATCTGGCCGACGATGGCGTCGCCGAGGAGCAGGACGGGGTTTCTGTATTTGAAGGCCAGGTCAAAGGCCTCGAAAGTCAGGTCGTAGCACTCCTGGCAGGTGGCCGGAGCCAGGACCAGGGTCCGGTAGTCGCCGTGGCCGCCGCCCTTGACCGACTGGAAGTAGTCGCCCTGGGAGGGCCCGATGTCGCCAAGGCCGGGGCCGCCCCGGTTCATGTTGACGAGCACGCCCGGCAGTTCCGAGCCGGCCATGTAGGAGATGGCCTCCTGCATGAGCGACACGCCCGGGCTCGACGAGGTGGTCATGGCCCGAACGCCGCAGGCGGCCGCGCCAAGGAGCATGTTGGCGGCCGCGACCTCGGATTCGGCCTGGACGAACTCGCCGCCGGCGGCCGGCATGGCCGAGGACAGCATCTCCGGAATGTCGTTCTGGGGGGTGATGGGATAGCCGAAATAGCAGCGGCAGCCGGCGGCCAGGGCTCCGTGGGCAATGGCCTCGTTGCCTTTTATGAAGATGCGCTTGCCGGACATTACACGCTCTCCTTGGCTTTGCTTTTGACGGTGCGCCAGACCTTGATGGCCACGTCCGGACACATCTTGGCGCACGAGGCGCAGCCCGTGCATTCGGCCATGGAGCCTTCGGGCACTTCGGCCACCTTGTAGCCCTTGGCGTTGAAACGCGAGGAAGCGGCGATGATGGTCTTGGGGCAGACCTGGACGCACAGGAGGCATCCTTTGCAACGCTCCTCGTCGATGAGAATCCGGGACATCCGTTCACTCCTTTGCGGCCGCGTCGGGCCAGGGGCAAAACCCCGGAACCGGAAGAGACCGCCGTCTTCCGGACCCGAAACCGCATGCGGTGGGGGTGGCGCCGTGGGCGTCAGAGCGCCAGCATGGCGTCGCCATAGGAAAAAAAACGATAGCCGGAGGCTATGGCCCTTGCGTAGGCGGCAAGAAGATTTTCGCGTCCGACCAGGGCGGCCAGCATAATCACGAGCGAGGATCCAGGCAAATGGAAATTCGTCACCATGCCGTCAACCACCTGAAAGGCGTGGCCGGGCCGGATGAAGATGTCGGTCTCGCCGGCAAAGGGCCGGACTTCCCCGGCTTCGCGGACCACGCCTTCGAGGGTCCGGGCGGCGGTGGTGCCGACGGCGACCACCGGCCGGCCGGCGGCCTTGGCGGCCAGGACGGCCGTGGCCGCCTCCTGCGGCACCTCGATCCACTCCCTGTGCATGGCGTGTTCGCGGATGTCCGCCACCCGGACCGGCGAGAAGGTGCCGATGCCGACGTGGCAGGTGACGGTGGCGAAGCCGAAGCCGCGCGCCCGGAGCCTTTCGAGCAGGTCCTCGGTGAAGTGGAGCCCGGCGGTCGGGGCGGCGGCCGAGCCGAGCTTGTCGTCGCTGGCGTAGACGGTCTGGTACGTCTCGCGATCGGCCGCGTCGTCAGCCCGGCGGATGTAGGGGGGCAGCGGCACGTGGCCGATGCGGTCCATGACCGCCGGCAGGCTCCCCTGCCAGGACAGGACCACCTCGGTGTGGCCAAAGGCCCCGCGCCGGGTCGCCGTGATGCAAAGGTCGGGTGCGAAGTCGATGCGGTCGCCGGGCCGGGGCGGCCGCGAGACACGCAGGAGCCCGGCGGCCGGGGCCGAGGTCCAGCCCGTGGCCGGGTCGGTTGTGGCCCGGAGAAGCGCAATGGGCGTCACCAGCAAAAATTCGGCCGCGCCGCCCGTGGGCTTGCGGCCAAGGAGGCGCACCGGCGCGACCTTGGTGTTGTTGGCCACAAGCAGCGCCCCCTCGGGCAAAAGATCCGGCAGGTCGGCGAAGACGGCGTCGCCGACCGCGCCCGTGGCCCGGTTGACGGTCATGAGCCGGCACGCGTCGCGCCTGGCGCACGGCCGATTCGCGATCCGGTCCTCGGGCAGGTCGAAATGGTAGGCGGCGAGCAGGTCGTCCGGGGCCGGGGCGGAGTCGAGAGGATTGGGCAAAACGTGTTCCTGAAGAGTAAGACGAGGCTTAAAGACGATCCAACCCGGCCGCGACGATGGCCCGCATCCGCTCCCGGGCTTCTCCCATGTCCACAGGGGCGCCCGTTTCGGCGGCGGCCGAGGTCATGGCCACGCCGGCCAGGCCGCAGGGCACGATGGCGTCAAAAAGGGCCAGGTCGTTGTCGAGGTTTACGGCCAGGCCGTGGGTGGCCACGCCGCGGGAGATGTGGATGCCGAGGGAGGCGATCTTGCGCACCCCCACCCACAGCCCGAGCGGATTTTGCCGGCACTCGGCCGCAACGCCATAGGTTTCGAGCAGTTGCCGGCCCAGGTCCAGCACCCAGGCCACGAAGGTCTTGACGCCAAAGCCGAGGCTCCGCAGGCCCACCACCGGGTAGACGACCAGCTGGCCGGGGTTGTGGATGGTGGCCCCGCCGCCCCGGTCGGTCGCCACCAGCGTCACGTCCGGCGGCGCGCACAGGACCCGGTTGCTGGGCTTGTTGGACCCGAGGGTGATGACCGGATCGTGTTCCAGAAGGAAGACCACGCCGGCGGACGCCCCGGCCTTGACCGCCGCGGCCGTCTCCTGCTGCAGGGCCAGGGCCACGTCGTAGGCGACGCGGCCGAGGACGCGGATCTCGGGCCTGGAGGCCGTGCCGGGCATCCCGGACGCCTCAGGCATGGGCCGTGCCGTCCACGCCGCC encodes:
- a CDS encoding RluA family pseudouridine synthase, which translates into the protein MKTPVQTFTVSPAEAGQKLLQYLARRLGSGVPQAALQKFIRTGQVRLDGKRCKPFDRISEGQLVRVPPYETDAPGAPPPPKAETGTRGQALHLLRRGGEPARPGDGGRRDIVLDILHEDDELLVVVKPAGLPVHPGSGHPFALTTLLHERHADAPFAPTPAHRLDRDTTGLLLVAKTYRKLRALHEAMVTGAARKDYFAWVRGRWLLGEEGEWLTLRDRLAKEGGPGRQRVEASEAGKEAVSKVRLLAATPQASLLEVRLETGRTQQIRAQLASRGYPIVGDAKYGGGVPPLLLHAWRVTLPGEAYCVPPDWPAPWAVSRPRRDTVDGCREKP
- a CDS encoding TrmH family RNA methyltransferase, whose protein sequence is MSHQDRPRRPAPSPALSSPSQSPVPTLPEDMLPGRKPVRELLAERPKSVDDVLLRQGLRGPDIDAIVASCREAGVRFRFVPTGDLDRLYPGNHQGVLARLIAGELASLDDVLEATRNAPLPVALALDRVQDPGNVGALARTLYALGGGGIILPRHEGARLGPGAAKASAGTLSRLPVAKVANLSRALEEAAEAGFAVVGAAGEDGAENALAARPEFPLVLVLGNEDEGIRLGVRKRCQTLYRIPQARPLDSLNVAQAGAILLGRLAGLRGQETS
- a CDS encoding LysM peptidoglycan-binding domain-containing protein; protein product: MARNFLLAILPVLLLLSGCAGNKYDKNNDMKANLEPEVWDTSQILKDLKRGRPLTEQEKKALASRGAIQFDLDVKDNEEVQMFLQYFSMDKRGSMDKWLQRAEPHLPYVRAVLASYNLPPDLIVLPFIESGYSTMAYSPVGAGGMWQFMPYTGRRFGLTVDWWVDERRDPYKSTVAAAKYLTKLYQMFGDWNLALAAYNAGEGKISRVMAASGQCDFFDIAKDPKLLKEETRHYVPKFLAVLKIFQNLDTLGFHKINWQAGPNLKEVGAPGGTDLAALAQACGLSWEQFREYNPGFRRRVSPPDTTVNVYVPVAKEQTALAYLNNPGNYPSSGVQTVTAEAGDSWWNIARRAGMPVAELRQLNASLPESLPPGQTVRVALSAFSVDNTALAEGPDACAPKPLAASAKPQRHRVNKGESIGSIAKKYGVAPKELLAANKMKREGRLTLGSWLVIPGGASGSAGTAVAAAPAPQPLAGGKASSGPAVAEASHTVRRGETVSGIAAKYGVGTEELLAANKMRSGKDLLAGQRLAIPGTTPAKAGPAAPAKGGPEPRLTPEPRLFAAATPAGGSYTVKAGDTLASVGKHLGVDPKELAAANKDAGGKLRPGATLTVPGKGQAKGPAPSEPATSAKSSKAVAQNEPAPSARTPKPLAQAQVPTPLPSASDKAGQGAAKSPPQAAAKPAAKAVSYKVEPGETVWGIAKKFNVEPSSLMAWNNIKGGALQAGSQLTIRKD
- a CDS encoding DUF1499 domain-containing protein, producing MMETIRTVLSFFEAVGQVVGTLLVAAIVVGAIRFAWMGRASRRMPPAVSPTGGPLRADGAKPNWVASTAPPRDPLHYIAPRPSPSNPVPALLDHLRQGKFTVVAATERYIHATQSSARFGFVDDLEFLYDPNQGLLHARSASRVGYSDFGVNRRRLEAIFRATGLAGNGKKG
- a CDS encoding GGDEF domain-containing protein — protein: MPDFLSLLHAPTMVLMVVVLYAALSLVLVYAYACRRTYPGFGAMTLGQVLWFVGIFLNFYRVLGETPSLFAGNALMLVEAVLVFHGLARYGQIGDIRLRSGLNVVLYGLAMVAITHYLFIDYNTCRRAAIYSAFCAIVFGRISLEPYLTRNWRTYATQGLFSGFFFVVAALFAVRTVLSLQAVDCPTASPDHVAKLLLLVAMLCSPFFVFSILAMTSSRVEAELGEARDELRHLAETDGLTGLPNRRHFLRLAGEALDRAREQGFGVSLVMLDLDNFKTVNDTHGHQTGDRVLMGVGRCLAGALPAPGRVGRLGGEEFGVLLPGVSGPAAVAMAERLRRSLEALRPDGLAVTASFGVAEGDKDVDALLALADECLYAAKRAGRNRVEPQPVAVAATGP
- a CDS encoding shikimate dehydrogenase family protein, yielding MTRLYGIIGHPLGHTLSPLVHNWGFARFGIEARYEAWATLPEELPAFMARVRETPIQGLSVTIPHKTAVMDFVDVVTDLGREVGAVNTLFWRGGALHADNTDVEGFCRPLVVRGIAPGAALLLGCGGAARAVAAGLRRLQVPRIGVTGRSLDKARALALEFGLEPVAWEDRADFPAALVVNATPIGMSGRQEGVSPYPAAAWEPGRLAYDLVYNPYETRFLAEAARAGAGVVPGLEMFLYQAVEQFCLWTGRVLPDDELRPLLRQALYGG
- a CDS encoding 2-oxoacid:acceptor oxidoreductase family protein, translated to MSLYQDVIMAGFGGQGVMLIGNLLAYAGMEHGLNVTYIPVYGPEMRGGTANCTVVVSDDAIGSPIIRSPKSLIIMNRPSLDKFQPQLVDDGVLVLNSSLIDTKLADAGRVRVVAVPANEIADTLGNTRMANMVALGAYVNATGILPLEAVEASLSHVIAKHYSHLIPKNAEALRAGASYAG
- a CDS encoding thiamine pyrophosphate-dependent enzyme, with the protein product MSSVPEINEELVFDRPAVLADVPTHYCPGCQHGVIHRIVAECLEEFGVVERTIAVSAIGCSVFLYNYILVDTVEAPHGRAPAVATGVKRARSDAFVLAYQGDGDLASIGLAEIMHAANRGERISVVFVNNTVYGMTGGQMAPTTMIGQKTTTCPGGRCAEREGGPMRMAEIIASLDGVAYSARAAVNSIKNLAQAKRAVRRAFETQVKGEGFGFVELLATCPTNWKVSPVKANDRIAEEMIPGFPLGVFKDAAKED
- a CDS encoding 3-methyl-2-oxobutanoate dehydrogenase subunit VorB, whose translation is MSGKRIFIKGNEAIAHGALAAGCRCYFGYPITPQNDIPEMLSSAMPAAGGEFVQAESEVAAANMLLGAAACGVRAMTTSSSPGVSLMQEAISYMAGSELPGVLVNMNRGGPGLGDIGPSQGDYFQSVKGGGHGDYRTLVLAPATCQECYDLTFEAFDLAFKYRNPVLLLGDAIVGQMKEPVVPREARPVDPAEGAAWKLTGRGERAPRLLKSLFLEDGALAGQNQLLKDKYEAMRAEVRYEAFETEDAELVVVAYGSIGRIAKSAVRTLRAEGLRVGLFRPVTLYPFPEAALRALAGQGKRFLTIEHNLGQMVEDVRLAVRGITDSEFFGFFPGNMPTPEDFTGPIRAAAKGA
- a CDS encoding 4Fe-4S dicluster domain-containing protein, producing the protein MSRILIDEERCKGCLLCVQVCPKTIIAASSRFNAKGYKVAEVPEGSMAECTGCASCAKMCPDVAIKVWRTVKSKAKESV